Proteins co-encoded in one Streptomyces sp. JH34 genomic window:
- a CDS encoding lysophospholipid acyltransferase family protein, with translation MLSRLADVLVPAFGRLTVTADADAALAPGSIIAANHTSLADPAVVLAALHRLGVRPVVMAAAGLWRVPVLGRALAQEGHIPVHRGDRRAANALDDAADALDRGRLVLIYAEGGIPRRTDAAEAAPEAFRSGLARLARRTGAPVVPVGQAGARRVTSGSVPKQLAGLFTAPMRRPGLHVHIGEPLDLSADGADRTERARTAVTAAWRTAATRLGEPAALAA, from the coding sequence ATGCTCAGCCGCCTCGCCGACGTCCTGGTACCCGCGTTCGGCCGTCTCACGGTCACGGCCGACGCGGACGCCGCACTCGCCCCCGGCAGCATCATCGCCGCGAACCACACCTCGCTCGCCGACCCCGCCGTGGTGCTCGCCGCACTGCACCGCCTCGGGGTCCGTCCGGTCGTCATGGCGGCCGCGGGGCTGTGGCGTGTACCGGTACTGGGCCGTGCGCTCGCCCAGGAGGGGCACATCCCGGTCCACCGCGGCGACCGGCGCGCCGCGAACGCCCTGGACGACGCGGCTGACGCGCTCGACCGCGGTCGCCTGGTCCTCATCTACGCCGAGGGCGGCATCCCGCGCCGTACGGACGCCGCGGAGGCGGCGCCCGAGGCCTTCCGCAGCGGCCTCGCCCGGCTCGCCAGGCGGACCGGGGCGCCGGTGGTGCCGGTCGGCCAGGCCGGCGCCCGCCGGGTGACCTCGGGAAGCGTGCCCAAACAGCTCGCGGGCCTGTTCACGGCGCCGATGCGCCGCCCCGGACTGCACGTGCACATCGGAGAACCGCTCGACCTGTCGGCGGACGGTGCCGACCGGACCGAGCGGGCCCGCACCGCCGTGACGGCCGCCTGGCGGACGGCCGCCACGCGGCTCGGAGAGCCCGCCGCGCTCGCCGCCTGA